The Clostridioides difficile genome has a segment encoding these proteins:
- the crcB gene encoding fluoride efflux transporter CrcB: MIQVLYVGIGGFLGAILRYLISLKFVGTKFPFGTLVVNIMGGILIGFVMEMSIRTDSISNNLKLFLTTGLMGGLTTFSTFSFETVKFFDSGNYILFGLNIFFNLTLSILGVFVGRALCRHFITV, translated from the coding sequence GTGATTCAAGTATTATATGTTGGTATTGGTGGATTTTTAGGAGCTATATTAAGATATTTAATATCTCTAAAGTTTGTAGGAACTAAGTTTCCATTTGGGACTTTAGTGGTCAATATTATGGGTGGAATTTTAATTGGTTTTGTGATGGAAATGAGTATAAGGACAGATTCTATTTCTAATAATTTGAAATTGTTTTTGACAACTGGTTTAATGGGAGGACTAACTACATTTTCTACTTTTAGCTTCGAAACTGTAAAGTTTTTTGATAGTGGGAACTATATATTATTTGGACTAAACATATTTTTTAACTTGACATTAAGTATTTTGGGAGTTTTTGTTGGAAGAGCTTTATGTAGACACTTTATTACTGTATAG